One stretch of Cedecea neteri DNA includes these proteins:
- the cheY gene encoding chemotaxis response regulator CheY, with protein sequence MADKELKFLVVDDFSTMRRIVRNLLKELGFNNVEEAEDGVDALNKLQAGGFGFVISDWNMPNMDGLELLKTIRADGAMSAMPVLMVTAEAKKENIIAAAQAGASGYVVKPFTAATLEEKLGKIFEKLGM encoded by the coding sequence ATGGCGGACAAAGAACTTAAGTTTCTGGTCGTAGACGACTTTTCAACCATGCGCCGCATCGTGCGTAACCTGCTTAAAGAGCTGGGTTTTAATAACGTTGAAGAGGCTGAAGACGGCGTAGACGCGCTGAACAAACTGCAGGCAGGCGGATTTGGTTTTGTGATTTCTGACTGGAACATGCCGAACATGGACGGTCTGGAACTGCTGAAAACCATTCGTGCCGATGGTGCGATGTCAGCCATGCCGGTGCTGATGGTGACGGCGGAAGCCAAAAAAGAAAACATCATCGCGGCAGCACAGGCCGGGGCGAGCGGCTACGTGGTGAAGCCATTCACCGCGGCGACGCTGGAAGAGAAACTGGGCAAAATTTTCGAAAAGCTCGGCATGTAA
- the cheZ gene encoding protein phosphatase CheZ, whose amino-acid sequence MHSSTNPATEIHEHSPTDIIARIGSLTRMLRDSLRELGLDQAIAEAAEAIPDARDRLDYVVQMTAQAAERALNCVELSQPHQNQLESEAKALSGRWDAWFENPIELKDARELVTDTRSYLSGVPEHTSFTNAQLLEIMMAQDFQDLTGQVIKRMMDVIQEIERQLLMVLLENMPEPDARARRVNEGLLNGPQLDTTAAGVVASQDQVDDLLDSLGF is encoded by the coding sequence ATGCACTCATCAACAAACCCGGCAACAGAGATACACGAGCATTCACCGACCGATATTATCGCACGTATCGGTAGCCTGACCCGCATGCTGCGCGACAGCCTGCGTGAACTGGGGCTCGACCAGGCGATTGCCGAAGCGGCTGAAGCTATTCCTGACGCCCGTGATCGCCTGGACTATGTAGTGCAGATGACCGCCCAGGCCGCGGAACGCGCCCTGAACTGCGTGGAGCTGTCCCAGCCTCATCAGAATCAGCTGGAAAGCGAAGCCAAAGCGCTGAGCGGCCGCTGGGATGCATGGTTTGAAAATCCAATCGAGCTGAAAGACGCCCGTGAACTGGTGACCGATACCCGCAGCTACCTGTCTGGCGTGCCGGAGCACACCAGCTTCACCAACGCCCAGCTGCTGGAAATCATGATGGCGCAGGATTTCCAGGACCTTACCGGTCAGGTTATCAAGCGCATGATGGACGTTATCCAGGAGATTGAACGCCAGCTGTTGATGGTGCTGCTGGAAAATATGCCGGAGCCGGACGCTCGCGCCAGGCGCGTGAACGAAGGCTTGCTGAACGGCCCGCAGCTTGATACTACCGCCGCCGGCGTAGTGGCAAGCCAGGACCAGGTTGACGATTTGCTCGACAGCTTAGGGTTCTAA